The Enterobacter kobei genome has a segment encoding these proteins:
- the rsmC gene encoding 16S rRNA (guanine(1207)-N(2))-methyltransferase RsmC — translation MSAFTPASEVLLRHSDDFEESRILFAGDMQDDLPARFDCAESRAHTQYYHHWQVLSRQMGERARFSLVAEQRDIADCDTLIYYWPKNKPEAQFQLMNLLSLLPVGCDIFVVGENRSGVRSAEQMLEGYAPLNKVDSARRCGLYHGRLEKQTEFDANTYWDEYQLDGLTIKTLPGVFSRDALDTGSKLLLSTLTPHTKGKVLDVGCGAGVLSTVLASHSPKVRLTLCDVSAPAVEASRATLAANGIEGDVIASNVFSDVTGRFDMIISNPPFHDGMETSLEAAQALIRGATRHLNSGGELRIVANAFLAYPKVLDETFGFHEVIAQTGRFKVYRTVMTRQAKK, via the coding sequence ATGTCTGCATTTACCCCGGCAAGTGAAGTCTTGCTGCGTCACAGTGATGATTTCGAAGAAAGCCGTATTCTGTTTGCCGGAGATATGCAGGATGATCTGCCTGCGCGTTTCGACTGTGCTGAAAGCCGTGCCCATACCCAATACTACCACCACTGGCAGGTGCTGAGCCGTCAGATGGGCGAGCGCGCGCGCTTTAGCCTGGTGGCGGAGCAGCGCGATATTGCTGACTGCGATACGCTGATCTACTACTGGCCGAAGAACAAGCCGGAAGCCCAGTTTCAGCTGATGAACCTGCTCTCCCTGCTGCCGGTGGGTTGCGACATTTTCGTTGTCGGTGAGAACCGCAGCGGCGTGCGCAGTGCTGAACAGATGCTGGAAGGCTATGCGCCACTGAATAAAGTCGACAGTGCGCGTCGCTGCGGTCTGTACCATGGTCGTCTGGAAAAACAGACAGAATTCGATGCTAACACCTACTGGGACGAGTATCAGCTTGACGGCCTGACCATCAAAACCCTGCCGGGCGTGTTCAGCCGTGATGCGCTGGATACCGGCAGTAAGCTGCTGCTTTCTACCCTGACACCACACACCAAAGGCAAAGTGCTGGACGTGGGCTGCGGCGCGGGCGTACTTTCAACGGTGCTTGCCAGCCATTCGCCTAAAGTCCGTTTAACCCTGTGTGATGTGAGCGCCCCGGCGGTAGAAGCCAGCCGTGCAACGCTTGCGGCAAACGGCATTGAAGGCGATGTTATTGCCAGCAACGTCTTCTCTGACGTGACCGGCCGCTTTGACATGATCATCTCTAACCCGCCGTTCCACGACGGTATGGAGACCAGCCTCGAAGCGGCGCAAGCGCTGATTCGTGGTGCGACCCGTCACCTCAACAGTGGCGGTGAACTGCGTATTGTCGCGAACGCCTTCCTGGCGTATCCGAAAGTGCTGGATGAAACCTTTGGCTTCCACGAAGTGATCGCCCAGACCGGCCGCTTTAAGGTGTATCGCACCGTGATGACGCGTCAGGCCAAAAAGTAA
- the fhuF gene encoding siderophore-iron reductase FhuF, whose amino-acid sequence MATHTAHIVEPLLWRAPLTNGNASLADAIRDKIAETRAHLLDFIRLDEAPPHHAMTLAEWRQPSTLQSLLATYSDHIYRNQPALTRENKPLLSLWAQWYIGLMVPPLMLAVLTQKSMLALSPEHFHVEFHETGRAACFWIDLHEDLNAAHLSAQERLEQLVIQALIPVVDALEAAGEINGKLIWSNTGYLIHWYLTEMKPLLGDENVDALRQSCFFAKQLSDGRDNPLFRTVVLRDGLLVRRTCCQRYRLPDVKQCGDCTLK is encoded by the coding sequence ATGGCTACGCATACCGCACACATTGTTGAACCCCTTCTCTGGCGAGCGCCCCTCACCAACGGGAATGCGTCGCTTGCGGATGCCATACGGGATAAGATTGCGGAAACACGCGCTCACCTGCTGGACTTTATCCGGCTTGATGAAGCGCCCCCGCACCACGCCATGACCCTCGCGGAGTGGCGACAACCCTCTACGCTGCAGTCGCTGCTTGCCACCTATTCCGACCATATCTATCGCAATCAGCCAGCCCTGACGCGAGAAAATAAGCCTTTGCTTTCCCTGTGGGCGCAATGGTATATCGGGCTGATGGTACCTCCGCTCATGCTGGCGGTGTTAACCCAGAAAAGCATGCTGGCGCTCTCCCCGGAACATTTCCATGTCGAGTTCCACGAAACCGGTCGAGCGGCCTGTTTCTGGATCGATCTGCACGAGGACCTGAACGCGGCACACCTCTCTGCCCAGGAACGACTGGAGCAACTTGTCATTCAGGCCTTGATCCCGGTGGTGGATGCGCTTGAAGCGGCGGGGGAGATCAACGGAAAGCTTATCTGGAGTAATACCGGATATTTAATCCACTGGTATTTAACGGAAATGAAACCGCTGCTTGGTGATGAGAACGTTGATGCACTGCGTCAGTCCTGTTTCTTTGCAAAACAGCTTTCAGACGGCCGCGATAACCCGCTCTTTCGTACCGTTGTACTCCGTGACGGACTCCTGGTGCGCCGCACCTGCTGCCAGCGCTATCGCCTGCCGGACGTTAAGCAGTGCGGGGATTGTACGCTGAAGTAA
- a CDS encoding YjjW family glycine radical enzyme activase encodes MNNRCALVSQVIPFSCVDGPGSRLALFLQGCNLRCKTCHNPWTIGRCNDCGDCVPHCPHDALNIQAGRVWWQESHCQQCDTCLHLCPQQSTPMAHRLSVEEILTQIRKAAPFIEGVTVSGGEATTQLPFLIALFSAIKTDPELQHLTCLVDSNGLLSETGWEKLLPVLDGAMLDLKAWGNAHHRFLTGRENPLIKQSIRWLADRHRLTELRLLVIPEQCDYLEHLKPLTTFIRGLGNVPVRINAFHAHGVYGEAASWRSATPEDIEPLAQALEKQKITVIRPALYL; translated from the coding sequence ATGAACAACAGATGCGCTTTAGTTAGTCAGGTCATTCCTTTTTCCTGCGTGGACGGGCCGGGCAGTCGCCTGGCCCTGTTCCTGCAGGGCTGCAACCTGCGCTGTAAAACCTGCCACAACCCATGGACCATCGGGCGCTGCAACGACTGCGGCGACTGCGTGCCCCACTGCCCTCATGATGCACTCAACATTCAGGCCGGACGCGTATGGTGGCAGGAGAGTCATTGCCAGCAGTGTGATACCTGCCTTCATCTTTGCCCGCAGCAGTCCACGCCCATGGCGCACCGCCTGAGCGTGGAGGAGATCCTCACGCAGATCCGAAAAGCTGCCCCCTTTATTGAGGGCGTTACCGTCAGCGGCGGCGAGGCTACAACACAGCTGCCGTTTTTAATCGCCCTTTTTAGCGCAATCAAAACCGATCCTGAACTGCAGCATTTAACCTGCCTGGTGGACAGCAACGGGCTGCTAAGCGAAACCGGCTGGGAGAAACTGCTGCCGGTACTGGATGGGGCGATGCTGGATCTCAAGGCATGGGGAAACGCGCATCACCGTTTCCTGACCGGGCGCGAAAACCCGCTGATTAAACAGAGCATTCGCTGGCTTGCCGATCGCCACCGTTTGACGGAACTGCGCTTGCTGGTTATCCCGGAGCAGTGCGATTATCTGGAACATCTTAAGCCGCTGACCACGTTTATCCGCGGGCTTGGGAATGTTCCAGTGCGTATTAACGCGTTTCATGCGCATGGGGTTTACGGTGAGGCGGCGTCATGGCGCAGCGCCACGCCGGAGGACATTGAACCGCTGGCGCAGGCACTGGAAAAACAGAAGATAACGGTGATTCGTCCGGCACTTTACCTATAG
- the rimI gene encoding ribosomal protein S18-alanine N-acetyltransferase has protein sequence MNTISSLTTPDLTTAFAIETRAHAFPWSEKTFASNQGDRYLNYRLDVDGTMAAFAITQVVLDEATLFNIAVDPAFQRRGLGRELLEHLIRELETRDVFTLWLEVRASNVAAIALYESLGFNEATIRRNYYPTAEGREDAIIMALPIG, from the coding sequence ATGAACACGATTTCTTCCCTCACGACGCCTGACCTGACCACCGCGTTCGCGATTGAAACACGCGCCCACGCGTTTCCGTGGAGCGAAAAAACGTTCGCCAGCAACCAGGGCGATCGGTACCTCAACTACCGGCTGGACGTTGACGGCACTATGGCGGCGTTTGCCATAACGCAGGTCGTCCTTGATGAGGCGACGCTGTTTAACATCGCGGTTGACCCTGCGTTTCAGCGCCGGGGACTGGGAAGAGAACTGCTTGAGCATCTCATTCGTGAGCTCGAAACCCGTGACGTTTTTACCCTCTGGCTGGAGGTGCGCGCGTCGAATGTCGCCGCCATCGCGCTCTATGAAAGCTTAGGCTTTAACGAGGCGACAATCCGCCGTAACTACTACCCCACCGCAGAGGGACGTGAAGACGCCATTATTATGGCTCTGCCAATTGGATAA
- a CDS encoding DUF1435 domain-containing protein, whose protein sequence is MILFIIIVMKGRCMLNRVLGSAWGVLLPGAVLGGLMFADLSIDVWKTILVSGLLVTSCMIWHKQLRHFVLLPSGMALIGGILVILMSLK, encoded by the coding sequence ATGATATTGTTTATCATTATCGTTATGAAAGGGCGATGCATGTTGAACAGGGTGCTGGGAAGTGCATGGGGGGTACTGCTGCCGGGCGCCGTGCTTGGCGGTTTGATGTTCGCCGATCTCTCCATTGATGTCTGGAAGACCATTCTTGTGTCGGGATTGCTGGTGACTTCATGCATGATCTGGCATAAGCAACTACGTCACTTTGTTTTACTGCCATCCGGTATGGCACTGATCGGTGGAATTCTGGTAATACTCATGAGTTTGAAATAA
- the osmY gene encoding molecular chaperone OsmY, with translation MNMTRLKISKTLLAVTLGSVLVSGSALAESSTMDKAQSTADSAGQKIDSSMNKVGNFMDDSSITAKVKAALVDDEAIKSTDISVKTDKKVVTLSGFVESQAQAEQAVKVAKGVEGVTSVSDKLHVRDSKDASVKGYAGDAATTSEIKAKLLADDIVPSRKVKVETTDGVVQLSGTVDSQAQSERAESIAKAIDGVKSVKNDLKTK, from the coding sequence ATGAATATGACAAGACTGAAGATTTCTAAAACTCTGCTGGCTGTAACACTGGGTAGCGTTCTGGTTAGCGGTTCCGCTCTGGCGGAAAGCAGCACCATGGATAAAGCACAGTCCACGGCCGATAGCGCAGGGCAAAAAATCGATAGCTCTATGAATAAAGTCGGTAATTTCATGGACGACAGCTCTATCACAGCAAAAGTGAAAGCCGCACTGGTGGATGACGAAGCGATCAAGAGCACCGATATTTCCGTTAAAACCGACAAGAAAGTCGTGACGCTGAGTGGCTTTGTGGAAAGCCAGGCCCAGGCCGAACAGGCTGTCAAAGTGGCGAAGGGTGTTGAGGGTGTCACCTCCGTGAGCGATAAACTGCACGTTCGCGACAGCAAAGACGCTTCAGTGAAAGGTTATGCCGGGGATGCGGCAACCACCAGCGAAATCAAAGCTAAACTGTTAGCAGATGACATCGTACCGTCCCGTAAGGTGAAAGTGGAAACCACCGATGGCGTGGTTCAGCTTTCCGGTACGGTTGATTCCCAGGCGCAAAGTGAACGCGCCGAGTCAATTGCGAAAGCGATTGATGGTGTGAAAAGCGTTAAAAACGATCTGAAAACGAAGTAA
- a CDS encoding patatin-like phospholipase family protein, with translation MGQRIPVTLGNIAPLTLKPFRAGQLALVCEGGGQRGIFTAGVLDEFMRAQFNPFDLYFGTSAGAQNLSAYVCNQPGYARKVIMRYTTAKEFFNPVRFVRGGNLIDLDWLLESTSSQMPLAMDTAARLFDSGKEFWMCASRGDDYSPGYFSPQKENWLDIIRASSAIPGFYRTGALLDGISYLDGGISDAVPVQEAARRGAKTIVVIRTVPSQMYYTPQWFKRMERWLGDSSLQPLVNIAKQHETTYGAMQRFIEKPPGKLRIFEIYPPKPLISMALGSRVPALRMDYKTGRLCGRYFLATVGKMLAEQPPLHRHKPIITPPAIVANDALTMPLVDIPQANDALLDNEDLA, from the coding sequence GTGGGGCAACGAATTCCCGTTACGCTCGGCAATATTGCGCCGCTGACGTTAAAACCGTTTCGCGCGGGTCAACTCGCACTGGTCTGTGAGGGCGGTGGGCAGCGCGGCATTTTCACCGCTGGCGTGCTGGATGAGTTTATGCGCGCGCAGTTCAACCCGTTTGATCTCTACTTTGGCACGTCTGCCGGGGCGCAGAATCTCTCAGCCTATGTCTGCAACCAGCCTGGCTACGCGCGAAAAGTGATTATGCGCTACACCACGGCGAAAGAATTTTTTAACCCGGTGCGCTTTGTGCGCGGCGGCAACCTGATCGATCTCGACTGGCTGCTGGAGTCGACCTCCAGCCAGATGCCGCTGGCAATGGACACGGCGGCCCGTCTGTTTGATAGCGGAAAAGAGTTTTGGATGTGCGCCAGTCGGGGGGATGACTATTCCCCGGGCTATTTCTCTCCGCAGAAGGAGAACTGGCTGGACATCATCCGCGCCTCCAGCGCCATTCCCGGTTTTTATCGTACCGGTGCCCTGCTGGACGGGATCAGCTATCTGGACGGCGGGATCAGTGACGCGGTACCGGTGCAGGAAGCCGCCCGTCGCGGTGCGAAAACGATCGTGGTGATCCGTACCGTGCCGTCGCAAATGTACTATACACCGCAGTGGTTTAAGCGGATGGAGCGCTGGTTGGGTGACAGCAGCCTGCAACCGCTGGTGAACATCGCGAAGCAGCATGAAACCACCTACGGCGCGATGCAGCGTTTCATTGAAAAACCGCCGGGTAAGCTGCGAATTTTCGAAATCTATCCTCCTAAGCCATTGATCAGCATGGCGCTGGGCAGCCGCGTCCCTGCGCTGCGCATGGACTACAAAACGGGGCGGCTGTGCGGACGCTACTTCCTGGCGACGGTCGGTAAGATGCTGGCGGAGCAACCGCCTCTGCATCGGCATAAACCCATCATTACGCCCCCTGCAATTGTCGCCAACGACGCCCTGACGATGCCGCTGGTGGACATTCCACAGGCGAATGACGCTTTATTAGATAACGAGGATCTGGCGTGA
- a CDS encoding DUF1328 domain-containing protein, whose protein sequence is MFRWGIIFLVIALIAAALGFGGLAGTAAWAAKIVFVVGIILFLVSLFTGRRRP, encoded by the coding sequence ATGTTTCGTTGGGGCATTATATTTCTGGTTATCGCGTTAATTGCCGCCGCATTGGGCTTTGGTGGACTGGCAGGTACAGCGGCATGGGCAGCTAAAATTGTCTTTGTTGTGGGTATTATTCTGTTCCTGGTCAGCCTGTTTACAGGGCGTCGACGTCCATAG
- the prfC gene encoding peptide chain release factor 3 translates to MTLSPYLQEVAKRRTFAIISHPDAGKTTITEKVLLFGQAIQTAGTVKGRGSSQHAKSDWMEMEKQRGISITTSVMQFPYHDCLVNLLDTPGHEDFSEDTYRTLTAVDCCLMVIDAAKGVEDRTRKLMEVTRLRDTPILTFMNKLDRDIRDPMELMDEVENELKIACAPITWPIGCGKLFKGVYHLYKDETYLYQTGKGHTIQEVRIVKGLDNPDLDAAVGEELAAQLRDELELVKGASHEFDKELFLSGEITPVFFGTALGNFGVDHMLDGLVEWAPQPMPRKTDTREVEAKEEKFTGFVFKIQANMDPKHRDRVAFMRVVSGKYEKGMKLRQVRIGKDVVISDALTFMAGDRSHVEEAYPGDIIGLHNHGTIQIGDTFTQGEMMKFTGIPNFAPELFRRIRLRDPLKQKQLLKGLVQLSEEGAVQVFRPIANNDLIVGAVGVLQFDVVVARLKSEYNVEAIYESVNVATARWVECSDVKKFEEFKRKNEVQLALDGGDNLTYIAPTMVNLNLTQERYPDVQFRKTREH, encoded by the coding sequence ATGACGTTGTCTCCTTATCTGCAAGAGGTGGCCAAGCGCCGTACTTTTGCCATTATCTCGCACCCGGATGCCGGTAAAACGACCATCACCGAGAAGGTGTTGCTGTTCGGACAGGCGATCCAGACTGCGGGTACCGTTAAAGGCCGTGGCTCCAGCCAGCATGCGAAATCAGACTGGATGGAGATGGAAAAGCAGCGTGGTATTTCGATTACCACCTCCGTGATGCAGTTCCCGTATCACGACTGCCTGGTGAACCTGCTGGACACCCCGGGCCACGAAGACTTCTCCGAAGATACCTACCGTACACTGACGGCAGTGGACTGCTGCCTGATGGTGATCGACGCCGCGAAAGGGGTAGAAGATCGTACCCGTAAGCTGATGGAAGTTACCCGTCTGCGCGATACGCCGATCCTCACCTTTATGAACAAACTCGACCGTGACATCCGTGACCCGATGGAGTTAATGGATGAAGTGGAAAACGAGCTGAAGATCGCCTGTGCGCCAATCACCTGGCCTATTGGCTGCGGTAAGCTGTTTAAAGGGGTGTATCACCTCTATAAAGACGAAACTTACCTGTATCAAACCGGTAAAGGGCACACCATTCAGGAAGTGCGCATTGTGAAAGGTCTGGACAACCCGGATCTGGACGCTGCGGTCGGTGAAGAGCTTGCCGCGCAGCTGCGCGATGAGCTGGAGCTGGTGAAAGGTGCCTCGCATGAGTTCGACAAAGAACTGTTCCTGAGCGGTGAAATTACCCCGGTGTTCTTTGGTACCGCGCTCGGTAACTTTGGCGTAGACCATATGCTCGACGGTCTGGTGGAGTGGGCGCCACAGCCGATGCCACGCAAAACCGACACCCGTGAAGTGGAAGCGAAAGAAGAGAAATTCACCGGCTTCGTCTTCAAGATTCAGGCTAACATGGACCCGAAACACCGTGACCGCGTCGCCTTTATGCGCGTCGTGTCCGGTAAGTATGAAAAGGGCATGAAGCTGCGCCAGGTGCGTATTGGTAAAGATGTGGTGATCTCCGACGCGCTGACCTTTATGGCGGGTGACCGCTCGCACGTTGAAGAAGCGTATCCGGGTGACATCATCGGTCTGCACAACCACGGTACGATCCAGATCGGCGATACGTTCACTCAGGGTGAAATGATGAAGTTCACGGGTATCCCGAACTTCGCCCCTGAGCTGTTCCGTCGTATTCGCCTGCGCGATCCACTGAAGCAGAAACAGCTGCTGAAAGGTCTGGTTCAGCTCTCTGAAGAGGGGGCGGTGCAGGTCTTCCGTCCTATCGCCAACAACGATCTGATCGTCGGTGCGGTCGGCGTACTGCAGTTCGACGTTGTCGTTGCGCGTCTGAAAAGCGAATACAACGTGGAAGCGATTTACGAATCGGTGAACGTGGCGACGGCGCGCTGGGTTGAGTGTTCTGACGTGAAGAAATTCGAAGAATTTAAGCGTAAGAACGAAGTACAACTGGCGCTGGATGGCGGCGATAACCTGACCTATATTGCCCCAACCATGGTGAACCTGAACCTGACGCAGGAGCGTTATCCTGACGTTCAGTTCCGCAAAACGCGCGAACACTAA
- a CDS encoding TatD family hydrolase, with protein MTHRFVDTHCHFDFPPFTGNEAQSIAKAAEAGVQAIVVPSVEAADFSRVLTLSTRYPALYAALGLHPIVIERHLDEHIEALDEALQTAGDKLVAIGEIGLDLYREDPRFERQQTILDAQLRLAKRHDLPVILHSRRTHDKLAMHLKRIALPRSGVVHGFSGSLQQAQRFIELGYKIGVGGTITYPRASKTRDVMAQLPLSALLLETDAPDMPLSGFQGQPNRPEQAARVFTTLCELRTEPEEVIADALLENTRAVFGITL; from the coding sequence GTGACGCACCGCTTTGTTGATACCCACTGCCACTTTGATTTTCCGCCGTTTACGGGAAATGAGGCGCAAAGTATTGCGAAAGCCGCTGAGGCAGGCGTTCAGGCGATCGTTGTACCGTCGGTAGAAGCGGCTGATTTTTCGCGTGTGCTGACGCTCTCCACGCGTTACCCCGCTCTCTATGCTGCGCTCGGCCTGCATCCGATAGTGATTGAGCGCCACCTTGATGAGCATATTGAGGCACTTGATGAAGCCCTGCAGACCGCAGGAGACAAACTTGTCGCTATCGGCGAGATCGGGCTCGATCTCTATCGTGAGGATCCTCGGTTTGAACGCCAGCAGACGATCCTCGACGCGCAGCTTCGGCTGGCTAAGCGTCACGACCTGCCGGTGATCCTCCATTCAAGACGCACGCACGATAAGCTGGCGATGCACCTGAAACGCATCGCTCTACCGCGTAGCGGCGTGGTGCATGGTTTTTCCGGCAGCCTGCAGCAGGCGCAGCGTTTTATCGAGCTGGGCTATAAAATTGGCGTGGGGGGCACCATTACCTATCCGCGTGCCAGTAAAACCCGCGATGTGATGGCACAGTTGCCACTCTCTGCGCTGCTACTGGAAACGGATGCCCCGGATATGCCGCTGAGTGGTTTTCAGGGCCAGCCGAATCGTCCGGAGCAGGCTGCGCGCGTGTTTACCACCCTGTGTGAGCTGCGAACGGAGCCTGAAGAGGTGATTGCCGATGCGTTACTGGAAAATACGCGTGCGGTATTTGGCATCACGCTATAG
- the yjjG gene encoding pyrimidine 5'-nucleotidase encodes MKWDWIFFDADETLFTFDAFGGLQRMFLDYSVTFTAEDFQDYQAVNKPLWVDYQNGAITALQLQHQRFDAWAERLNVSPGSLNEAFLNAMAEICSPLPGAVSLLDSLKGKAKLGIITNGFTALQQIRLERTGLRDHFDALVISEEVGVPKPDPRIFDYALAQAGNPDRDRVLMVGDTAESDILGGMNSGLSTVWLNAHGRVKPEGIEPTWTVTSLNELEQLLCKQ; translated from the coding sequence ATGAAATGGGACTGGATTTTCTTTGATGCCGACGAAACGCTGTTTACCTTTGACGCGTTCGGCGGCCTACAGCGGATGTTTCTCGACTATAGCGTGACCTTCACCGCTGAAGATTTTCAGGACTATCAGGCGGTGAACAAGCCGCTGTGGGTGGATTATCAGAACGGCGCCATCACCGCGTTACAACTCCAGCACCAGCGTTTTGACGCGTGGGCGGAACGCTTAAACGTCAGTCCGGGCTCGCTGAACGAAGCTTTTCTCAATGCGATGGCAGAGATTTGCTCCCCACTGCCGGGCGCGGTTTCCCTGCTGGATTCTCTCAAAGGTAAAGCGAAGCTTGGGATCATCACCAACGGCTTTACCGCGCTGCAGCAGATCCGCCTTGAACGCACCGGCCTGCGCGATCATTTTGACGCGCTGGTGATCTCCGAAGAGGTGGGTGTGCCGAAGCCGGATCCGCGAATTTTTGATTATGCCCTGGCGCAAGCCGGAAATCCTGACCGCGACCGCGTGCTGATGGTAGGGGATACCGCAGAGTCTGATATTCTGGGGGGTATGAACTCCGGTCTGTCGACTGTCTGGCTGAATGCGCATGGCCGCGTGAAGCCTGAAGGCATTGAGCCGACCTGGACCGTCACGTCGTTGAACGAACTGGAGCAACTCCTGTGTAAACAATGA
- a CDS encoding GGDEF domain-containing protein gives MTSQSWRSLVQRKYQLSLRLFLFLNATSAVFSVTNPLYSVRVFSAPLIAIFSISTGLFVWHWKKCARKINIPVVSGIFGILWAWQIDSKFSLITHNQATYLLIALLTVLFIGTLAFASNIKAFTLHSLPAFIVCLWLSDPEMWLRMTYSFALPVVAIAIHNILQRRNDRFAQELLSRLLEERETLTDLSMMDPLTGLYNRRGLQSRLENLPAVENGEHFVLLMDIDHFKAYNDHYGHMMGDQALKRVSAAIRDAVRSRDIVARFGGEEFMVLLTNISLEHARHTAERIRQKVYDLKIPHLFNESVATNVTISIGIAIFENEDVEGALERADRALYEAKHLGRNNILLSEELQTA, from the coding sequence ATGACATCACAATCCTGGCGGTCTTTGGTTCAACGAAAATATCAATTATCGTTACGTTTATTTTTATTTCTGAATGCAACCTCAGCGGTGTTCTCGGTAACAAATCCGCTCTATTCCGTGCGCGTGTTTTCCGCCCCGCTGATTGCTATTTTTTCCATCAGCACCGGCCTGTTCGTCTGGCACTGGAAAAAGTGTGCGCGAAAGATAAATATTCCTGTTGTTTCAGGGATCTTCGGTATTTTGTGGGCATGGCAAATTGATTCGAAATTTTCGCTAATTACCCATAACCAGGCGACGTATTTGTTAATCGCCCTATTAACGGTGCTTTTTATCGGAACGCTGGCATTCGCCAGTAATATCAAAGCATTTACTCTGCATTCACTCCCCGCGTTTATTGTCTGTCTGTGGTTAAGCGATCCAGAGATGTGGCTGAGAATGACCTATTCTTTCGCACTTCCTGTGGTGGCCATCGCTATTCATAACATTTTGCAAAGACGCAACGATCGCTTTGCGCAGGAACTGCTTTCCCGGCTGCTGGAAGAACGGGAGACCCTTACCGATCTCAGTATGATGGATCCGCTTACCGGCCTCTATAATCGGCGCGGCCTTCAGAGCCGCCTGGAGAACCTGCCAGCGGTGGAAAACGGTGAACACTTTGTTCTGCTGATGGATATCGACCACTTCAAAGCCTATAACGACCACTACGGCCATATGATGGGTGACCAGGCCCTAAAACGTGTTTCTGCAGCAATCCGCGACGCCGTGCGTTCGCGTGACATTGTGGCGCGTTTCGGCGGGGAAGAGTTTATGGTGCTGCTGACGAATATTTCACTTGAACACGCCCGTCATACGGCAGAACGGATCCGGCAGAAAGTCTACGATTTGAAAATCCCGCATCTCTTCAACGAAAGCGTCGCCACCAATGTCACCATCAGCATCGGTATTGCCATTTTTGAAAATGAAGATGTCGAAGGCGCGCTAGAGAGAGCAGACAGAGCGCTCTATGAAGCAAAGCATCTGGGACGTAACAACATTCTTCTGAGCGAAGAGCTGCAAACCGCGTAG
- a CDS encoding DNA polymerase III subunit psi, producing the protein MTSRRDWQLQQLGITQWALRRPTALQGEIAISIPAHVRLVMVAEELPALNEPLIGDVLRSLKLTSDQVLQLTPERVAMLPPESRCNSWRIGETTDISLQGSQICSPALDELKANPKARSALWQQICEYEHDFFPHDA; encoded by the coding sequence ATGACATCCCGACGAGACTGGCAGTTGCAGCAGCTGGGCATCACCCAGTGGGCCTTGCGTCGCCCGACGGCGTTGCAGGGCGAAATCGCTATCTCCATCCCGGCGCACGTCAGGCTGGTGATGGTGGCGGAAGAACTGCCTGCCCTGAATGAACCCCTGATTGGTGATGTCCTTCGCAGCCTGAAGCTGACTTCCGACCAGGTTTTACAGCTGACGCCGGAACGGGTGGCAATGCTTCCTCCTGAGAGTCGGTGTAACAGCTGGCGCATCGGAGAGACGACCGACATCTCTCTTCAGGGGAGCCAGATCTGCTCGCCAGCGCTGGACGAACTGAAAGCCAACCCAAAAGCGCGCAGCGCGCTATGGCAACAAATCTGCGAATATGAACACGATTTCTTCCCTCACGACGCCTGA